From the genome of Pseudomonadota bacterium:
GTAGATCTACGGATATCAGCCGATAGCGCTCGGCCGATATGTCGCGTGGTCGACAGCTGGAGGGTGTTGAAAACGGTCGGCTCGATGGCGCCTCTAAGCAACCGCTACTCTATAACGCGCCTGGCCTGAAGCCTTCAGATGGGCAGCGCCGTCGTGCGTTTGATCTCCGACAACGCCATGGTCGAGGTTATCTCCTGCACGCCGGGCACCTTGGACAGTTTCTCGAAGAAGAATCGCTCGTACGCCTCCACGTCCACCGCCACGATGCGCAGCAGAAAATCCACGTTGCCCATCAGCACATAGCACTCGAGTACCTCAGGGAAGCTGCGAACCGCGTCCGAGAACGCGGCCACGTTGGCGCGTCCCTGCGTGCTCAATTTCACCTGGGCAAAGACCATGGCCCGAAAGCCAGCCTGCTTGCGATCCAAGGCCACGAACTGCTCGGGGATCAGTCCACTCTCGCGAAAGCGCTGCATGCGGCGCCAGCAGGTGGCCTGAGAGGCACCGACGCGCTCCGCGATCGTGGCCGCCTTGATGTCGGCTTCGGACTGCAGAAGGCGCAGGATCTTGCGGTCTAAGCTATCGAGCTGCATGAGCGTGTATTTTATTCAATATTTTAGGATAACTTGAGTAAATCACATCAACTAAATGATCTAAAGCGATTTAGCGAAGAACGTATTTCGCGCCAATGCGAATACACTGCCCGCTCTTTCGGTGCAACCCATGGCTTCAGCATGCGAGCACATTCCCTTCCCACACGCCAAGGCCTACGAGCGGCGGTCGGGGCGTGTTGATGGAACGCGCGGCCGTCGAACAAGACGACTCGCCATGCGCGTCGCCTGCCCACTGCGTGGTGCGGCTGGTGGCGACCGTCTACATGGTGCCGACGGTGGTCGAGTGCGTCGACGAGCGCGAGTCGCTGCGGATGCAGCTCACCTTCTCCGGCGAAGAGCCGAGGCGGATTGAGCTGCTGTGCAGGAAATTCTCCCAGCTTACGGAGACGATCGGCCTGGAAGTTGAGCACGCCTGAGCGGCTCAGCAGCCACGCCAGGGGGAGTGTAATTCCGCCCCTCGCCCGCTAAGTTCGTGCCATGAGCAGACGACGCGGCCGCCCGGCCTACGACGACGTGTTGACGCCCGCCGAGTGGCGCACCCTGCACCTCGTGCGCCACGGCTTGACCAACCCGCAGATCGCGGCCTGCTGCGGCATCAGCCTCGACGGTGTGAAGTTCCACGTCGCCAACATCGTGGCCAAGCTGCAGCTGGGTGGCCGCGGCGAACTCAAGCATTGGGTCGGCGTCCCTCGCGTGAGCAACGCCGCAAAGCAGGAGAGCAACATGGACGCGTTCGACGGCTATCTCGGCATCGGCCAGGTCTCGCGCACGGTGAGTGACGTCGAGCAGGCCGAGGCCTGGTACCGAGACGTCGTGGGCCTCGACCACCTGTTCACCTACGGCAAGCTCGCCTTCTTTGCCTGCGGCGGCACGCGCCTGATGCTGATGGAATCCGAGGAGGGGCCTGGCGACGAGTCCCTGCTTTACCTGCGGGTGCCCGATATCACCGCGGCCCACGCGACGCTCTGCGAGGCGGGCGTCGTGTTCGTCAACGCGCCGCACATGGTGCACCGGCATGAGGACGGGACGGAGGAGTGGATGGCGTTCTTCAACGACCCTGACGATCGCCCGTTGGCGCTGATGGCATCGCTTGGAGCGACGTAGGGGCGTGCAGCGCTGATCGCCTAGCGCCCTTCCTTCGCCTCACTGTCATCCTCGGGCGGGGGCCGAAGCACCAGCCCGTAGGGCAACTCCTCGATCGCCACGTCGGCCACCGGTAGGGGCTTCAGGCGGCTCGTATCCAGCGGGAAGGCGAGGGACTCATCGTCCGCAAGCCAACCGCCCGAGGTGGGTGCCAACACCTCGCCCGCCATCGGGCGCTCGCCGCGGTAGAAGGCGTAAGCGGAGATACTTCCCAGGGACCACTCGGGGCCGATCGCTGCCGCTAGCGTATCCAATAGCTGCGGCGATTCCCGCCGCGTGTGCTCATCGAGGCCCGTCAGGAACGTTTGCCACAACTCCCGGCGATCCTGCTCGTTCTCCGAATCGCTCTCGTAGACGCGCAGGGCGATGGCCACGGCACCGCTCTCCACGATGGTGACCTTGCGCTCGTTGTTCTTGGTGAGGCGCACCACGCTGCCCGTGTCCTGATCTTCGAAGGGCCCGCCCCAGTACCCCTCCAGGCGCGACGCGCGATCGGTGATCGGGGCGAAGGAGAGGAAGAAGAAGGGATCGTCGGACGTGGTGAGTCGATCCATCTCCGCCTCGCGCAAGGTCTCGAGGCTCACCACTCGGAACAGCCAACGCGTCGTGCGCTGCGACTTCGACTTGGGGTCCAACTCCTCCGTGCGGTCTTCCACCTCGAGGGTGACCCGAAACTTGCCATCGTCGCCGCCATCTACCACGAGCGCAGTGGTCTTGCCGGCAAGGCTGCGTAGCGCTTCGGGCGTGTGCACCTGCACCTGATCGCCCACCCAGTCCGGGTTGCCAGCGATCGGCGAGATCAGGGCGCGGCGAATGCCGGTCAGGGCTGCACTGAACGACGCGCCCAGGTCTTCCCACGCCGCCTCGGCCACATCCGTGCTGTCGGCTGCGCGATTGAAGATCTCCAGATGGGCCGGCGGATCGCTGAAGGGACCGAGCACGTACACCGCCGCATCGCCCGCCTGGAAGTCATCGTGCACCAGCAGAGGATTCTGGGTGCGCGTCTCTTTGTCATCGCGCGGCAGCATGTCGAGCACATGCTCACTCATGGGCCCCGCGGTGGTGCGCACCCGCGCCACGATGTCCGCATCGGTGCCGGCGTCTGCAGCGTTCGCCGTCAACATATGCACGCGCAGATAATGGCCATGTGAGGTGCTGGCGTAACTGCCGGGCACGGCGACCGGGTACGGGCCGGCGGAGAGAAACTGGAACGCCGCCTGGTTGGGATCCTCGAAGGGGCGCGTGCGCAGGCGACGGCGCTGATCCATCCCGTCGTTCACGCGCCGCACGTCGGGGGCGCGCACCCGCTCCCAGAAGGCTGCGCCCTCCTCCGTGGCCTGCATCGAGGCGCCGAGCTGAGCCATCCATTGGGTGGTGCTGCGGGTGGCCACGGCCTTGGCATTGCCGAAGAGATCGTCGCTGTCGACGGCACACTGCCCCCGGTTGGGCTCGTCCGTGAGGCGACACGGATCGGCCGCCTCCTTGTGCATGCACTCAACGCCGATGTTGAGCACGGACACGCAGAGCTGCCCGGCAAGGCGAGGGTCTGCATCCCCGCCGCCGACGATGGTGGCCAGCTCATCGAAGTACCGCGTGCGTGTGCCATCCGTGTAGGCACCGGCAACATCCAGAAGCCCCCGCGACTGCCCGCCGAGAAGCGCGATCCAGGTGTTGTCCAGGGCGATGCCGGGGGGATCCTGCGCCACCTTGCCGGCGGTACTGACGCCGGCGACGGTCAACTCCACAGGGCGCCCTCGCTCGCAGGTTTTCAAGGTGTCGCAGATGGGCATGTTCTGCACCGGGGACAGGCCCGAACAGAGCGGCTCGAGGATGGGCTCCTTCCACGCTTGATCGACCAAGGTGCAGTCTGCCGAATACGCACCGTGATGGAGGCGCGCCTGGCCTTCCGGTTGCTCGTAGGCACCGGTGTAGAGGGTCATTCGGCGGCGCTCCGCCTCGGGCACCTCCTGCCAGGTGAGGTGGCGCCGCGCGGGATCGTCCAGCCAGTTCGAGTGCGCGTAGAAGTCCTGCACGGCGTGGGACGACACCCCGAGCAGATGGCGGGCGATCTCCACGTCATCCATG
Proteins encoded in this window:
- a CDS encoding LuxR C-terminal-related transcriptional regulator; this translates as MSRRRGRPAYDDVLTPAEWRTLHLVRHGLTNPQIAACCGISLDGVKFHVANIVAKLQLGGRGELKHWVGVPRVSNAAKQESNMDAFDGYLGIGQVSRTVSDVEQAEAWYRDVVGLDHLFTYGKLAFFACGGTRLMLMESEEGPGDESLLYLRVPDITAAHATLCEAGVVFVNAPHMVHRHEDGTEEWMAFFNDPDDRPLALMASLGAT
- a CDS encoding Lrp/AsnC family transcriptional regulator, whose translation is MQLDSLDRKILRLLQSEADIKAATIAERVGASQATCWRRMQRFRESGLIPEQFVALDRKQAGFRAMVFAQVKLSTQGRANVAAFSDAVRSFPEVLECYVLMGNVDFLLRIVAVDVEAYERFFFEKLSKVPGVQEITSTMALSEIKRTTALPI